The region GGTGTTCTCGGCAAGGCGGATGCGCAGGTCGTCGGCCGACTCCAGCAGGTCGAGCACCTTCAGGGAGGCCGCCGCGATCACCGGGGCGAGCGTGTTCGAGAACAGGTACGGGCGGGAGCGCTGGCGCAGCAGGGCGACGATCTCGGCGCGGGCGGCGACATAGCCGCCGGAGGCGCCGCCGAGCGCCTTGCCGAGGGTGCCGGTGATGATGTCGACGCGGTCCATGACGCCGTGCAGCTCGGGGGTGCCGCGGCCGCCGGGGCCGACGAAGCCGACGGCGTGCGAGTCGTCGACCATGACCATGGCGTCGTAGCGGTCGGCGAGGTCGCAGATCTCCTTCAGGGGCGCGACATAGCCGTCCATCGAGAAGACACCGTCGGTGACGATCAGACGGCGGCGCGCGTCGGAGGCCTCCTTGAGCTGGGCCTCCAGGTCGGCCATGTCACGGTTGGCGTACCGGAAGCGGCGTGCCTTGGAGAGGCGGATGCCGTCGATGATCGAGGCGTGGTTGAGGGCGTCGGAGATGACCGCGTCCTCGGCGCCGAGGAGGGTCTCGAAGACACCGCCGTTGGCGTCGAAGCAGGAGGAGTAGAGGATCGTGTCCTCCTGGCCGAGGAACGCGGACAGGCGCGCCTCCAGCTCCTTGTGCACCTCCTGCGTACCGCAGATGAAGCGCACGGACGCCATGCCGTAGCCCCAGCGGTCGAGGGCCTCGTGGGCGGCGGCGACGACCTCGGGGTGGTCGGCGAGGCCGAGGTAGTTGTTCGCGCAGAAGTTGAGGACCTCGCCGGGGCGGCCGCCCGCGGTGACGCTCACGGTCGCGGACTGCGGGGTGCCGATGACGCGCTCGGGCTTGTGCAGACCGGCGGCGCGGATCTCGTCGAGGGTGGTGCGGAGGTCGTCGCGCACGGAGTCGAACATGGGAAGGGCTCCTAGGGGGTTACGCGGTTCGGAGTGGCTCGTGCGGACGCTCACGCGCTCCAGTCGAGGATGACCTTGCCGCCGCGGCCGCTCGCGGCGTCCGCGAAGGCTGCCTCGTAGTCGCGGTAGTCGTAGCGGCCGGTGATGACCGGTGCGAGGTCAAGGCCGCCTTCGAGGAGGACGGACATCGCGTACCAGGTCTCGAACATCTCACGGCCGTAGATGCCCTTGATCGTGATCATGGAGGTGACGATCCGGGACCAGTCGACCGGAAACTCCTCGGCGGGCAGGCCGAGCATCGCGATCCGGCCGCCGTGCGTCATGTTGGCGATCATGTCGCGCATCGCCTCGGGGCGGCCGGACATCTCCAGGCCGATGTCGAAGCCCTCGCGCAGGCCGAGGGCGCGCTGCCCGTCGGCGATGGTCGACTCCGCGACGTTCAGCGCGAGGCTGACGCCGATCTTGCGGGCGAGATCGAGGCGCTCCTCGCTGACGTCGGTGATGACGACGTTGCGGGCACCCGCGTGCCGGGCCACGGCCGCGGCCATCAGACCGATCGGGCCCGCGCCCGTGATGAGGATGTCCTCGCCGACCAGGGGGAAGGAGAGTGCCGTGTGCACGGCGTTGCCGAACGGGTCGAAGATCGCGGCGACGTCGAGGTCGACCGGGACCCGATGCACCCACACGTTGGCGGCGGGCAGGGCCACGTACTCGGCGAACGCGCCGTCGCGGCCGACGCCCAGGCCGACCGTGGC is a window of Streptomyces mirabilis DNA encoding:
- a CDS encoding glycine C-acetyltransferase, with the translated sequence MFDSVRDDLRTTLDEIRAAGLHKPERVIGTPQSATVSVTAGGRPGEVLNFCANNYLGLADHPEVVAAAHEALDRWGYGMASVRFICGTQEVHKELEARLSAFLGQEDTILYSSCFDANGGVFETLLGAEDAVISDALNHASIIDGIRLSKARRFRYANRDMADLEAQLKEASDARRRLIVTDGVFSMDGYVAPLKEICDLADRYDAMVMVDDSHAVGFVGPGGRGTPELHGVMDRVDIITGTLGKALGGASGGYVAARAEIVALLRQRSRPYLFSNTLAPVIAAASLKVLDLLESADDLRIRLAENTALFRSRMTAEGFDILPGDHAIAPVMIGDATVAGRMAELLLERGVYVIGFSYPVVPQGQARIRVQLSAAHSTQDVNRAVDAFVSARAELEG
- the tdh gene encoding L-threonine 3-dehydrogenase, which produces MKALVKEKAEPGLWLTDVPEPEIGPGDVLIKVLRTGICGTDLHIRNWDGWAQQAIRTPLVLGHEFVGEVVETGRDVADIKAGDRVSGEGHLVCGKCRNCLAGRRHLCRATVGLGVGRDGAFAEYVALPAANVWVHRVPVDLDVAAIFDPFGNAVHTALSFPLVGEDILITGAGPIGLMAAAVARHAGARNVVITDVSEERLDLARKIGVSLALNVAESTIADGQRALGLREGFDIGLEMSGRPEAMRDMIANMTHGGRIAMLGLPAEEFPVDWSRIVTSMITIKGIYGREMFETWYAMSVLLEGGLDLAPVITGRYDYRDYEAAFADAASGRGGKVILDWSA